In one window of Microtus pennsylvanicus isolate mMicPen1 chromosome 2, mMicPen1.hap1, whole genome shotgun sequence DNA:
- the Plxnb2 gene encoding plexin-B2, whose amino-acid sequence MAMSLWALTFLGLMGLGLSQRSRKPESFRSDTELNHLVVDEASGVVYVGAVNALYQLSADLHLQQHVVTGPAMDNKKCTPPIEASQCHEAVLTDNVNQLLLLDPPGKRLVECGSLFKGICALRALSNISVRLFYEDGSGEKSFVASNDERVATVGLVSSTSPDGDRVLFVGKGNGPHDNGIIVSTRLLDRVEGREAFEAYSDHTTFKAGYLSTNTQQFVAAFEDGVYVFFIFNQQDKHPARNRTLLARMCKDDPSYYSYVEMDLQCQDPSDSEGSFFGTCLAASVAGRVLYAVFSRDGRSSGGPGAGLCVFPLDNINEKMENNRDACYTVTRDTSRDDAFYKPFHGDIQCGGHAAGASKSFQCGSEHLPYPLGSRNGLVTTALLYRGGLNLTAVTVTAENGHIVAFLGTSDGRILKVYLAPDGTSAEYGSIPVDINKKIKQDLALSGNLSSLYAMTQDKVFRLPVQECQSYQTCAQCRDSQDPYCGWCVVEGRCTRKAECSRAEENGHWLWSRDKSCVAITDANPQNMSRRAPGKVQLSVNPLPTLTEEDELLCLFGESPPRPAKVEGDAITCDPPSSIPSTPPGQDHVAVSIQLLFKRDNVFLTSHQYPFYDCREAMSLVENLPCISCASNRWMCQWDLMYHECREASPNPEDGIIRAHMEENCPQFLAPSPSVIPMNYETEVTFQGKNLDPEKVSSLCVGSDLLKFEATVTIQKSGDFSFKTPKLSHDANETLPLHLYVKSFDKKIDSKLQVTLYNCSFGRSDCSLCLAADPAYRCVWCGGQNRCVYEALCNNVTSECPPPVITRIQPETGPLGGGIRVTIHGSNLGITADDVKKITVAGQNCAFEPKWYSVSTRIVCAIEAAEMPFTGGIEVDVNGKVGHSPPHVQFTYQQPQPLSVEPRQGPQAGGTTLTINGTDLDTGSKEDVRVTLNGVPCEVTKFGAQLQCITGPQLAPGPAVLEISYGGSQVPSSGVSFTYCENPVLRAFEPLRSFVSGGRSISVTGQGFSLIQKFAMVVIAEPLRSWRRRRREAGSLEPMTVMGTEYVFYNDTKVVFLSPAVPEEPEAYNLTALIQMDGHRALLRTEAGAFEYVADPTFENFTGGVKKQVNKLIHARGTNLNKAMTLEEAEAFVGAERCIMKTLTETDLYCEPPEVQPPPKRRQKRDTTHNLPEFIVKFGSREWVLGRVEYDTRVSDVPLSLILPLVMVPMVFIIAVSIYCYWRKSQQAEREYEKIKSQLEGLEESVRDRCKKEFTDLMIEMEDQTNDVHEAGIPTLDYKTYTDRVFFLPSKDGDKDVMITGKLDIPESRRPIVEQALYQFSNLLNSKSFLINFIHTLENQREFSARAKVYFASLLTVALHGKLEYYTDIMRTLFLELMEQYVVAKNPKLMLRRSETVVERMLSNWMSICLYQYLKDSAGEPLYKLFKAIKHQVEKGPVDAVQKKAKYTLNDTGLLGDDVEYAPLTVSVIVQDEGIEAIPVKVLNCDTISQVKEKIIDQVYRTQPCSCWPKPDSVVLEWRPGSTAQILSDLDLTSQREGRWKRINTLMHYNVRDGATLILSKVGVSQQPEDSQQDLPGERHALLEEENRVWHLVRPTDEVDEGKSKRGSMKEKERTKAITEIYLTRLLSVKGTLQQFVDNFFQSVLAPGNAVPPAVKYFFDFLDEQAEKHDIRDEDTIHIWKTNSLPLRFWVNILKNPHFIFDVHVHEVVDASLSVIAQTFMDACTRTEHKLSRDSPSNKLLYAKEISTYKKMVEDYYKSIRQMVQVSDQDMNTHLAEISRAHTDSLNTLVALHQLYQYTQKYYDEIINALEEDPAAQKMQLAFRLQQIAAALENKVTDL is encoded by the exons agctgagtgCTGACCTGCATCTCCAGCAGCATGTGGTCACAGGCCCCGCCATGGATAACAAGAAGTGCACACCACCCATTGAGGCTAGCCAGTGCCATGAAGCAGTGCTCACTGACAACGTCAACCAGTTGCTGCTGCTTGACCCGCCCGGGAAACGCCTGGTCGAGTGTGGCAGCCTTTTCAAGGGCATCTGTGCTCTGCGTGCCCTGAGCAATATCTCGGTGCGCCTCTTCTATGAGGATGGCAGCGGTGAGAAGTCCTTTGTAGCCAGCAATGATGAGAGAGTGGCCACAGTGGGGCTGGTGAGCTCCACAAGCCCTGATGGTGATCGAGTGCTGTTTGTGGGCAAAGGCAATGGGCCCCATGACAATGGCATCATCGTGAGCACTCGCCTGCTGGACAGGGTTGAAGGCCGGGAGGCCTTTGAGGCCTACTCAGACCATACCACCTTCAAGGCTGGCTACCTGTCTACTAACACTCAGCAGTTTGTTGCAGCGTTTGAGGATGGCGTCTatgttttcttcatcttcaaCCAGCAAGACAAGCACCCTGCCAGGAACCGCACACTGCTGGCACGCATGTGCAAAGATGACCCCTCTTACTATTCCTACGTAGAGATGGACCTGCAGTGTCAGGATCCCAGTGACTCCGAAGGCTCTTTCTTTGGTACCTGCCTAGCAGCTTCTGTAGCTGGCAGAGTACTCTATGCTGTCTTCAGCAGAGATGGCCGGAGCAGTGGGGGGCCTGGTGCAGGCCTCTGTGTTTTTCCACTAGATAACATCAATGAGAAGATGGAAAACAACCGTGATGCCTGCTACACAGTTACCCGAGACACAAGCCGTGATGATGCCTTCTACAAACCCTTCCACGGAGACATCCAGTGTGGTGGCCATGCGGCA GGTGCCAGCAAGAGCTTCCAGTGTGGCTCGGAGCATCTGCCCTATCCACTGGGCAGTCGTAATGGACTCGTCACCACAGCTCTGCTGTACCGTGGGGGCCTGAATCTGACAGCAGTGACGGTAACTGCCGAGAATGGCCATATTGTCGCCTTCCTGGGCACCTCAGATGGCCGGATCCTTAAG GTGTACCTTGCCCCGGATGGCACTTCTGCCGAGTATGGCTCTATCCCGGTAGACATCAACAAGAAAATCAAGCAGGACCTGGCGCTGTCTGGAAACCTGTCCAGTCTGTATGCTATGACCCAGGACAAG GTGTTCAGGCTCCCAGTGCAAGAATGTCAGAGCTATCAAACCTGTGCTCAGTGTCGTGACTCCCAAGATCCCTACTGTGGCTGGTGTGTCGTCGAGGGACG ATGCACCAGGAAGGCCGAGTGCTCGCGGGCCGAGGAAAATGGCCACTGGCTGTGGAGCCGGGACAAGTCCTGTGTGGCCATCACTGATGCTAACCCACAGAACATGAGCCGGCGGGCCCCAGGGAAG GTACAGCTGTCTGTCAACCCCCTACCCACCCTGACTGAGGAGGATGAGTTGCTCTGCCTCTTTGGTGAATCACCACCACGCCCTGCCAAGGTAGAGGGGGACGCCATCACCTGTGACCCCCCGAGCAGCATCCCTAGCACGCCACCCGGCCAAG ACCATGTGGCTGTGAGCATCCAGCTCCTCTTCAAACGTGACAATGTCTTCCTCACCTCCCACCAGTATCCTTTCTATGACTGCAGAGAGGCTATGAGCCTGGTGGAGAACCTGCC GTGCATCTCTTGTGCTAGCAACCGCTGGATGTGCCAGTGGGACCTGATGTATCACGAGTGTCGGGAGGCCTCACCCAACCCAGAAGACGGAATCATACGTGCCCACATG GAGGAAAACTGCCCCCAGTTCCTGGCCCCTAGCCCTTCGGTCATCCCCATGAATTATGAGACAGAAGTGACCTTCCAGGGCAAAAACTTGGATCCTGAGAAG GTCTCTTCCCTCTGTGTGGGCAGTGACCTTCTGAAGTTCGAGGCGACTGTGACTATACAGAAGTCAGGGGACTTCTCTTTTAAGACCCCAAAG CTATCCCATGACGCTAATGAAACGCTGCCTCTTCACCTGTATGTTAAGTCCTTTGACAAGAAAATTGACAGCAAGCTACAAG TGACTCTCTACAACTGCTCCTTTGGCCGCAGTGACTGTAGCCTGTGTCTGGCTGCCGATCCTGCCTATAGGTGTGTGTGGTGCGGTGGGCAGAACAGGTGTGTGTATGAGGCTCTGTGCAACAATGTTACTTCTGAATGCCCGCCACCAGTCATTACCAGG ATCCAGCCTGAGACAGGCCCGCTGGGTGGGGGCATCCGCGTCACTATCCATGGGTCCAATTTGGGTATCACAGCAGATGATGTCAAGAAGATCACTGTGGCTGGCCAAAACTGTGCCTTCGAACCCAAGTGGTACTCTGTATCTACCCG GATCGTGTGTGCAATCGAGGCTGCGGAGATGCCTTTCACAGGAGGGATTGAAGTGGATGTTAATGGAAAGGTCGGCCATTCACCGCCACATGTCCAGTTCACTTACCAA CAACCCCAACCTCTCAGTGTGGAGCCACGACAAGGGCCACAGGCAGGTGGTACCACATTGACCATCAATGGCACTGACCTGGACACAGGCTCCAAGGAGGATGTGCGGGTGACCCTCAATGGTGTCCCTTGTGAAGT GACGAAGTTTGGGGCTCAGCTGCAGTGCATCACGGGTCCACAGTTGGCTCCAGGCCCGGCAGTACTAGAAATTTCCTACGGGGGCTCCCAAGTGCCCAGCTCTGGCGTCTCTTTCACCTACTGTGAGAACCCCGTGTTACGAGCCTTTGAGCCACTGAGAAGCTTTGTCAG TGGTGGCCGAAGCATCAGTGTTACTGGCCAAGGCTTCAGCCTCATCCAGAAGTTTGCCATGGTTGTCATTGCTGAGCCCTTGAGGTcctggaggcggcggcggcgggaggcTGGATCCCTGGAGCCCATGACG GTCATGGGCACTGAGTACGTGTTCTACAATGACACCAAGGTCGTTTTCTTGTCGCCTGCTGTCCCTGAAGAACCTGAGGCTTACAACCTCACCGCATTGATACAGATGGATGGTCATCGTGCCCTGCTTAGGACTGAAGCTGGTGCCTTCGAGTATGTGGCTGATCCTACCTTTGAGAACTTCACAGGTGGTGTCAAGAAGCAGGTCAACAAGCTCATCCACGCCCGG GGAACCAATCTGAACAAGGCCATGACgctggaggaggctgaggcattTGTGGGTGCTGAGCGTTGCATTATGAAGACACTGACTGAGACTGACCTATACTGTGAACCCCCAGAGGTGCAGCCCCCACCCAAGCGACGGCAGAAGCGAGACACAACACACAACCTACCTGAGTTCATT GTGAAGTTTGGCTCTCGAGAGTGGGTGCTAGGCCGGGTGGAGTATGACACACGTGTGAGTGACGTGCCGCTCAGTCTCATCCTGCCTCTGGTCATGGTGCCCATGGTGTTTATTATTGCCGTATCCATCTACTGCTACTG GAGGAAGAGCCAGCAGGCTGAGCGTGAGTATGAGAAGATTAAATCCCAGCTGGAAGGCTTGGAGGAGAGCGTGCGTGACCGCTGCAAGAAGGAGTTCACAG acCTGATGATTGAGATGGAGGACCAGACGAATGATGTGCATGAGGCGGGCATCCCCACGCTCGACTATAAGACCTACACCGACCGCGTCTTCTTCCTGCCCTCCAAGGACGGGGACAAGGATGTCATGATCACTGGCAAGCTAGACATCCCTGAGTCACGGCGGCCCATCGTGGAGCAGGCCCTCTACCAGTTCTCCAACCTGCTTAATAGCAAATCCTTCCTCATCAAT TTCATCCACACCCTAGAGAACCAGCGTGAGTTCTCAGCTCGTGCCAAGGTCTACTTCGCATCGTTGCTGACGGTGGCCCTGCATGGGAAGCTGGAGTACTACACAGACATCATGCGCACGCTCTTCCTGGAACTCATGGAGCAGTATGTGGTGGCCAAGAACCCCAAGCTGATGCTGCGAAG ATCTGAGACAGTGGTGGAGAGGATGCTGTCCAATTGGATGTCCATCTGTCTGTACCAGTACCTCAAG GATAGCGCAGGTGAGCCCCTGTACAAGCTCTTCAAGGCCATCAAACACCAGGTGGAAAAGGGGCCAGTGGACGCTGTGCAGAAGAAGGCCAAATACACCCTAAATGACACAGGGCTGCTTGGGGATGATGTCGAATATGCCCCTCTG ACGGTGAGTGTGATCGTTCAGGATGAAGGCATTGAGGCCATCCCAGTTAAGGTCCTCAACTGCGACACCATATCTCAGGTCAAAGAGAAGATCATTGATCAGGTGTACCGCACTCAGCCCTGCTCTTGCTGGCCCAAGCCTGACAGTGTGGTCCTCG AATGGCGTCCTGGGTCCACAGCCCAGATTCTGTCTGACTTGGACCTTACCTCTCAGCGGGAAGGCCGGTGGAAACGAATCAACACCCTTATGCACTACAAC GTCCGGGATGGAGCCACCCTCATCCTGTCTAAGGTGGGAGTCTCCCaacagccagaggacagccaacaGGATCTGCCTGGGGAGC GCCATGCCCTTCTGGAAGAGGAAAACCGCGTGTGGCACTTGGTGAGGCCTACAGATGAGGTAGATGAAGGCAAGTCCAAGCGTGGCAGCATGAAGGAGAAAGAGCGAACCAAGGccatcacagagatctacctgacaCGGCTGCTCTCAGTCAAG GGCACACTGCAGCAGTTTGTGGACAACTTTTTCCAAAGTGTACTGGCACCCGGGAATGCCGTGCCGCCTGCGGTCAAGTACTTCTTTGATTTCTTGGATGAGCAGGCAGAGAAGCATGACATCCGGGATGAGGATACCATCCATATCTGGAAGACCAATAG TTTACCACTCCGGTTCTGGGTGAACATCCTGAAGAACCCTCACTTCATCTTTGATGTTCACGTCCATGAAGTGGTAGATGCCTCCCTGTCGGTCATTGCACAGACCTTCATGGATGCCTGTACTCGCACGGAGCACAAGCTGAGCCGT GACTCTCCCAGCAACAAGCTGCTGTACGCAAAGGAGATCTCTACCTACAAGAAGATGGTGGAGGA CTACTATAAGAGCATCCGCCAGATGGTGCAGGTCAGCGACcaagacatgaacacacacttgGCAGAGATCTCCCGG gcacacacagactCCTTGAACACACTTGTGGCACTGCACCAGCTGTACCAGTACACACAAAAGTACTATGATGAG ATCATCAATGCTTTGGAGGAGGACCCTGCAGCCCAAAAAATGCAATTGGCCTTCCGCCTGCAGCAGATCGCTGCTGCACTTGAGAACAAGGTTACAGACCTCTGA